In Spirochaeta thermophila DSM 6578, the following proteins share a genomic window:
- a CDS encoding ferredoxin has product MAKRVVIDRDECIGCGSCADACPDVFEMDDEGKARVILPEGGDESCIDEAISICPVECIRWEE; this is encoded by the coding sequence ATGGCCAAGCGAGTGGTCATCGACCGCGATGAGTGCATAGGGTGCGGCAGCTGCGCCGACGCGTGTCCCGATGTCTTCGAGATGGACGACGAGGGCAAGGCCCGTGTCATCCTCCCCGAAGGCGGCGACGAATCCTGCATAGACGAGGCCATCTCCATCTGCCCGGTGGAGTGCATCCGCTGGGAGGAGTAG
- a CDS encoding IS1595 family transposase: protein MDVVSLSTLASDREKTVSYLREKGLLVTYTRCPFCGSEHIGEVRREKYKCYQCRKEWSIRRGSIFEGMKLSWEKILWAMKLFEMEVTAHKAALQLRLSYEVTLRLYTLFRKAIWVHTQKEGKSLLEGEVEMDESYFGGKRKGKRGRGAAGKIPVFGILERGGKVQVEVVEQVSAEELVRLAVAKVKRGSLVYTDRFKSYDGLVSYGFRHKRIDHGKRFANGKVYINGIEGFWSYAKGRLLQHHGVSVERFPLYLKELEWRYNHREEDLFELLLEVLREYSRVANNG from the coding sequence ATGGACGTCGTAAGTCTTTCAACACTTGCAAGCGATAGAGAGAAAACGGTCTCCTATCTGAGAGAGAAAGGTCTCCTCGTCACGTACACCCGGTGTCCCTTCTGTGGAAGTGAGCATATAGGCGAGGTGAGACGAGAGAAGTACAAGTGCTACCAGTGCAGGAAAGAGTGGAGCATACGACGAGGGAGCATCTTCGAGGGGATGAAGCTCTCCTGGGAGAAGATCCTGTGGGCAATGAAGCTCTTTGAGATGGAAGTTACCGCCCACAAGGCGGCTTTGCAGTTACGGCTCTCCTATGAGGTGACGCTGAGGCTCTACACATTGTTTCGGAAGGCGATATGGGTCCACACCCAGAAGGAGGGGAAGAGCCTGCTCGAAGGTGAAGTAGAGATGGACGAAAGTTATTTTGGAGGAAAGAGAAAGGGGAAGAGGGGGAGAGGGGCGGCAGGGAAGATTCCTGTGTTTGGGATTCTTGAGCGAGGGGGAAAAGTGCAGGTGGAAGTGGTGGAGCAGGTAAGTGCGGAGGAGCTTGTACGACTGGCAGTGGCCAAAGTGAAGCGGGGGTCGCTTGTGTATACCGACCGGTTCAAGAGCTATGATGGGCTTGTGAGCTATGGATTCAGGCACAAGCGGATTGATCACGGGAAGCGATTTGCGAATGGGAAAGTGTACATCAATGGGATAGAGGGGTTTTGGAGTTATGCGAAAGGGCGGCTGCTCCAGCATCACGGGGTGAGTGTAGAACGTTTTCCGCTCTACTTGAAAGAATTGGAGTGGCGGTATAATCATAGGGAGGAGGATCTATTCGAGCTTCTGCTGGAGGTACTTAGAGAGTACTCCCGGGTGGCAAATAATGGATAA